The following are encoded together in the Bubalus bubalis isolate 160015118507 breed Murrah chromosome 14, NDDB_SH_1, whole genome shotgun sequence genome:
- the LOC102396693 gene encoding LOW QUALITY PROTEIN: PSME3-interacting protein-like (The sequence of the model RefSeq protein was modified relative to this genomic sequence to represent the inferred CDS: inserted 1 base in 1 codon), with amino-acid sequence MDGGDDSNLVIKKRFVSEAELDERCKRRQEEWEKVRKPEDPEQCPEQVYDPRSLYERLQEQKDRKQQEYEEQFKFKXMVRGLDEDETNVLDEVSRQQELIEKQRREEELKELKEHRSNLNKVGISSENKKEVEKKAVKPTETKNKFSQAKLLAGAVKHKSSESGNSVKRLKSDPDPDDKNQEAPSCVSLGSTSLSSPSIHCPSAAVCLGILPGLGAYSGSSDSESSSDSEGTIDTMGKIISSIFRTNTFLEAP; translated from the exons ATGGATGGAGGGGATGACAGTAACCTTGTTATCAAAAAGAGGTTTGTATCTGAGGCAGAGCTAGATGAACGGTGCAAAAGGAGACaagaagaatgggaaaaagtTCGAAAACCTGAAGATCCAGAACAATGCCCAGAGCAGGTTTATGACCCTCGGTCCCTGTATGAAAGGCTACAGGAACAGAAAGACAGGAAGCAGCAGGAGTATGAAGAACAGTTCAAATTCA TCATGGTAAGAGGCTTAGACGAAGATGAGACCAACGTCCTTGATGAGGTTTCTCGGCAGCAAGAACTAATAGAAAAACAGCGaagagaagaagaactgaaaGAACTGAAGGAACACAGAAGTAATCTCAACAAGGTTGGAATTTCTTCAGAAAACAAGAAGGAAGTGGAGAAGAAAGCTGTGAAACCCACAGAAACCAAGAACAAGTTCTCCCAGGCAAAGCTGTTGGCAGGAGCTGTGAAGCATAAGAGTTCAGAGAGTGGGAACAGTGTGAAAAGACTGAAATCGGACCCTGACCCAGATGACAAGAATCAAGAAGCCCCGTCCTGCGTGTCCCTGGGAAGCACCTCCCTGAGCAGTCCCTCCATCCACTGTCCGTCCGCGGCCGTCTGTCTCGGCATCCTCCCGGGCCTGGGCGCCTACTCCGGGAGCAGCGACTCTGAGTCCAGCTCAGACAGCGAAGGCACCATCGACACCATGGGCAAGATCATCTCCTCCATTTTCCGAACCAACACCTTCCTCGAGGCCCCCTAG